One segment of Leuconostoc lactis DNA contains the following:
- the aroA gene encoding 3-phosphoshikimate 1-carboxyvinyltransferase: MIRLTPAPTTGLHGQLTVPGDKSISHRALMFGAIAQGMTEIENFLDSDDVLHTMRIFQNLGVQITQTGTHVRIQGQGLEHFQAPKAPLDMGNSGTSTRLLMGLLSKQPFDMTIFGDGSLSQRPMQRVLAPLSQMGAQITLTNGDKLPGVIHANQALTGITYEMPVASAQVKSAIILAGMQAAGQTTIIEKLPSRDHTERMLRQFGGQIQADHGVITLSQQPTLMGQHVVVPADISSAAFFIVAALITPNSEITLKNVGINPTRDGVLRLLRRMGADLTLTHVNDGYEPTADITVRAQPLHGIQITAADIPSAVDEIPILALAATQAQGDTIISGAAELRVKETDRIATVVAELTKLGADIEALPDGMIIHGGTPLHSSNDSTLLETHGDHRIGMMNAVAALIAHQDVVMTGEDAMSVSYPGFLADLMQVMR; the protein is encoded by the coding sequence ATGATTCGATTAACGCCCGCCCCGACAACGGGCCTACACGGGCAACTAACTGTCCCTGGGGACAAATCTATTTCACACCGCGCCTTAATGTTTGGGGCCATTGCCCAAGGCATGACCGAAATTGAAAATTTCTTAGATTCTGATGATGTGTTACACACCATGCGCATCTTTCAGAACTTGGGGGTTCAGATCACACAAACCGGCACACATGTCCGCATTCAAGGACAAGGGCTTGAACATTTTCAGGCGCCCAAAGCGCCATTAGACATGGGCAATTCAGGGACCTCCACACGCTTGTTAATGGGATTGTTGAGTAAGCAGCCCTTTGACATGACAATTTTTGGGGATGGGTCATTAAGTCAGCGGCCGATGCAACGTGTGTTGGCACCGTTATCACAAATGGGGGCGCAAATTACGTTGACCAATGGTGATAAATTACCAGGTGTGATTCATGCGAATCAAGCGTTAACCGGTATCACCTATGAGATGCCAGTGGCGTCTGCGCAAGTTAAAAGCGCGATTATTTTAGCTGGGATGCAGGCAGCGGGACAGACGACCATTATTGAAAAGTTGCCTTCGCGTGACCATACTGAACGCATGCTGCGCCAATTTGGCGGTCAAATCCAGGCAGATCATGGCGTCATTACCTTGTCACAGCAGCCAACACTGATGGGCCAACATGTCGTAGTACCAGCTGATATTTCCAGTGCTGCCTTTTTCATTGTGGCTGCCTTGATTACCCCAAATTCTGAGATTACTTTGAAAAATGTGGGCATTAATCCAACGCGCGATGGGGTTTTGCGTCTGCTACGGCGGATGGGCGCTGACTTGACGCTGACGCATGTGAATGACGGCTATGAACCGACTGCAGATATTACAGTGCGCGCGCAACCGTTGCATGGGATACAAATCACTGCTGCAGATATTCCTAGCGCTGTAGACGAAATTCCGATTTTGGCCTTAGCTGCCACGCAAGCACAAGGGGATACTATCATTTCGGGTGCGGCTGAACTGCGGGTGAAAGAAACGGATCGCATTGCCACGGTGGTTGCTGAATTAACAAAGTTAGGTGCAGATATTGAGGCCTTACCGGATGGGATGATTATTCACGGTGGCACACCACTCCATAGCAGCAATGATTCCACGTTGTTAGAGACGCATGGGGATCATCGGATTGGCATGATGAATGCAGTGGCCGCTTTGATTGCTCATCAAGATGTTGTGATGACCGGTGAAGATGCGATGAGTGTCTCTTATCCTGGATTTTTGGCCGATTTGATGCAGGTGATGCGATGA
- a CDS encoding shikimate kinase, with protein MLTSPETLLLVGFMGAGKTTIGQEIARQHQANFIDCDSEIERRAGQTIPEIFASQGEAGFRALETQVLADLQTFKGVVATGGGVIERPENRAILKASSATIIYLHGNLESTISRLLNEGQRPLLQEKSTAAFFQLWQLRDPLYRSVAHVTVETVGKTPERLAAEIIALFSTPEDELDLLQLRSEIDALDRQIFQMIEKRMQVVGAVAQYKEKCGMATVQTARMQQMRDLLKYDFAQSADISDDMIDQIMTILTNSAINKENKQLKR; from the coding sequence ATGTTGACATCACCAGAAACATTGCTATTGGTTGGATTTATGGGCGCCGGCAAAACGACGATTGGTCAGGAAATTGCCCGCCAACACCAAGCCAATTTTATCGATTGCGATTCAGAAATTGAACGCCGCGCTGGACAAACGATTCCAGAAATTTTTGCCAGTCAAGGTGAGGCGGGTTTTCGTGCGCTGGAAACCCAAGTCTTAGCAGATTTGCAGACGTTTAAAGGCGTCGTGGCGACTGGTGGTGGGGTGATTGAGCGGCCGGAAAATCGGGCGATATTGAAAGCCTCATCAGCCACGATTATTTATCTGCATGGGAACTTGGAAAGTACGATTAGTCGTTTGCTGAACGAAGGTCAACGGCCGTTATTGCAAGAAAAATCAACCGCAGCATTTTTTCAGCTATGGCAATTACGGGATCCGTTATATCGTAGTGTGGCACATGTCACAGTGGAAACGGTTGGTAAAACGCCTGAACGACTGGCAGCAGAAATTATCGCGTTATTTAGTACGCCGGAAGATGAATTAGATTTGTTACAATTACGCTCGGAAATTGATGCGCTTGACCGTCAAATTTTTCAAATGATTGAAAAACGGATGCAAGTTGTGGGTGCTGTGGCGCAGTACAAAGAAAAATGCGGCATGGCTACCGTACAAACAGCGCGCATGCAACAGATGCGTGATTTATTGAAATATGATTTTGCGCAATCGGCTGATATCTCAGATGACATGATTGATCAAATTATGACAATCCTGACAAATTCAGCGATTAATAAAGAAAATAAGCAGTTAAAGCGATGA
- the aroB gene encoding 3-dehydroquinate synthase, producing the protein MTTVTVNVGQQAYDVKIDDNNHTHIGDEIAAVWTPRQIALITDSHVGPLYLADTTRQLEAAGFHVLPLEVPAGEQSKSLQVAGDLISALAEHGFTRSDGVVALGGGVIGDLAGVVASLYMRGIAYIQIATSLTAQVDSSVGGKTAVNLGATKNIAGTFYQPDLVLVDQTYLATLPDRDLVEGYAEVVKTAALAGSEFFNLTGDIRSISDIRTHAQALSARAIAYKAAVVMSDEKEAGQRQFLNFGHTLGHAIELLAHGDLRHGEAVAIGMMALTERMVRDGISPADLVPALQSRLTAVGLPITSDLLGTPAFFDRLVNDKKNHAGTLNLVALAEVGQPIIVPKALSAMPEFMASI; encoded by the coding sequence ATGACGACTGTAACTGTCAATGTTGGCCAACAGGCTTATGACGTTAAAATTGATGATAATAACCACACGCACATTGGCGACGAGATCGCAGCCGTTTGGACACCACGGCAAATCGCCTTAATCACCGATAGTCATGTTGGACCACTTTATTTAGCCGATACGACACGCCAACTCGAAGCAGCCGGCTTTCATGTTTTACCACTCGAAGTGCCGGCTGGCGAACAATCAAAATCACTCCAAGTTGCCGGTGATCTAATAAGCGCCCTGGCCGAGCATGGGTTTACCCGCAGTGACGGGGTGGTGGCGTTAGGTGGTGGCGTGATTGGTGATTTAGCCGGCGTGGTAGCGTCACTGTATATGCGCGGCATTGCCTACATTCAAATTGCAACCTCGCTGACAGCGCAAGTGGATTCATCAGTTGGCGGTAAAACTGCTGTCAATTTAGGCGCGACCAAAAATATTGCTGGCACTTTTTATCAACCTGACTTGGTCTTAGTTGATCAGACTTACTTAGCTACCTTGCCGGATCGTGATTTAGTGGAAGGCTATGCGGAAGTGGTGAAAACGGCTGCGTTAGCCGGATCCGAATTTTTTAACTTGACGGGTGATATTCGGAGTATCTCAGATATTCGCACCCATGCGCAAGCGTTATCAGCCCGCGCTATTGCTTACAAAGCAGCAGTAGTGATGTCGGATGAAAAAGAAGCCGGTCAACGGCAGTTCCTCAATTTTGGCCACACGTTAGGTCATGCGATTGAATTACTGGCACATGGGGATCTGCGGCATGGTGAAGCAGTGGCGATTGGTATGATGGCGTTGACTGAACGTATGGTGCGCGATGGCATTTCACCAGCTGATCTTGTCCCAGCATTACAATCTCGGTTAACGGCAGTTGGTCTGCCAATTACCTCTGATTTGTTAGGCACACCGGCCTTTTTTGACCGATTGGTCAATGATAAGAAAAATCACGCCGGGACTTTGAACCTGGTTGCGCTCGCTGAGGTTGGGCAACCCATTATTGTACCTAAAGCGTTATCCGCCATGCCGGAATTTATGGCATCAATTTGA
- a CDS encoding prephenate dehydrogenase, giving the protein MNIVVQGLGEMGASLAVCLNAQPAHHVIGVDQDPDTLTVALAKGIVAETASQLAPAATQADVIILATPVTGIIQALKTLASLPLKPDVIITDTGSTKRDIMAVAATQLAHVAFIGGHAMAGTHLSGVTAANPQLYQQAPYFLIPNQKGQATLSTLQTLLAPLQANFKTIDTTTHDHLMAMISDVPHIAAFALMNAAVKQLGDVADFGQYVAGGFRDTTRIAASDPKLWTDVLMSNQAAVLASTQQLMAELTAFNQALSAQDTDQLLRLIQSAQKARQHL; this is encoded by the coding sequence ATGAACATTGTTGTGCAAGGGTTAGGAGAAATGGGGGCGTCACTGGCGGTTTGTTTGAATGCCCAACCGGCGCATCACGTGATTGGCGTTGATCAAGACCCAGATACGTTAACCGTAGCATTAGCTAAAGGAATTGTCGCCGAAACGGCATCACAATTAGCGCCAGCCGCTACGCAAGCTGACGTCATTATTTTAGCAACACCCGTGACAGGGATTATCCAAGCCTTAAAGACACTCGCGTCGCTGCCTTTGAAACCGGATGTCATCATCACAGATACTGGTTCGACAAAACGTGACATTATGGCCGTAGCAGCCACGCAACTCGCTCACGTGGCCTTTATTGGTGGTCATGCCATGGCGGGGACGCATTTAAGTGGGGTGACTGCCGCCAACCCACAGTTATACCAGCAAGCACCCTATTTTCTCATCCCAAATCAAAAAGGGCAGGCTACTTTATCGACATTGCAAACGTTGTTGGCGCCCTTACAGGCGAACTTTAAAACGATTGACACAACCACCCATGACCACTTGATGGCGATGATTAGTGATGTGCCACATATTGCGGCGTTTGCGTTGATGAATGCAGCGGTTAAGCAACTTGGGGATGTGGCCGATTTTGGGCAATATGTAGCCGGTGGCTTTAGAGATACCACGCGCATTGCAGCCAGCGATCCTAAGCTTTGGACAGACGTTTTAATGAGTAATCAAGCAGCGGTACTTGCCAGTACGCAACAATTGATGGCGGAACTGACTGCATTTAATCAGGCATTGTCCGCACAAGACACTGACCAATTGTTACGATTGATTCAATCTGCGCAAAAGGCACGACAACATTTATGA
- a CDS encoding type I 3-dehydroquinate dehydratase: MTLREQLHLPESPTGKPVIAVPLMLGPTDKLTPFAQQLQVQKPDVVEWRADYIADDFSEAVMWQQVKAGAQAALAQKDVSAMTEAKMLAEIDQAQQEFKANWPIMNQQIIKELTGSVFETIGDFPIILTYRTQAQGGRGEMSPLEYTLFMVNALQSGYHFAAVDVEYTLAAEFRDKIIAVAREAGVPVIMSYHDLNETPDVPLYLADLAATGADIVKLAVTPHDEADVERLLLATQAAQIAQPLITISMGLLGQRSRIEGYQYGSEMTFAVLDGQPVSAPGQLTISELRAAWQAK, encoded by the coding sequence ATGACATTACGAGAACAATTACACCTTCCTGAAAGTCCAACTGGTAAGCCGGTTATCGCTGTGCCATTAATGCTTGGACCAACTGATAAATTGACACCGTTTGCCCAGCAACTCCAAGTCCAAAAGCCAGACGTGGTGGAATGGCGCGCCGACTATATTGCGGATGATTTTAGCGAAGCGGTGATGTGGCAACAAGTGAAAGCGGGAGCGCAAGCAGCGTTAGCGCAAAAAGATGTGTCAGCAATGACTGAAGCTAAAATGTTAGCAGAAATCGACCAAGCCCAGCAGGAATTTAAGGCGAATTGGCCGATTATGAACCAACAAATCATTAAAGAATTGACGGGATCAGTGTTTGAGACGATTGGCGACTTTCCCATTATTTTGACGTATCGCACGCAAGCACAAGGTGGTCGGGGTGAAATGTCGCCACTTGAATATACGTTATTCATGGTTAATGCATTACAATCGGGCTATCATTTTGCCGCTGTTGATGTGGAATATACGTTAGCTGCTGAATTCCGTGACAAAATCATAGCGGTCGCGCGTGAAGCTGGTGTGCCAGTCATCATGTCGTATCATGACTTAAATGAGACGCCGGATGTGCCGCTTTATTTAGCTGATTTGGCAGCAACCGGTGCTGATATTGTGAAACTTGCGGTAACACCACATGATGAAGCGGATGTTGAGCGCTTGCTGCTGGCAACACAAGCCGCACAAATTGCGCAGCCGCTTATCACCATTAGTATGGGACTATTGGGGCAACGGTCACGGATTGAAGGGTATCAATATGGCTCAGAAATGACTTTTGCGGTCTTAGATGGCCAACCTGTGAGTGCACCAGGACAACTCACAATAAGTGAATTACGGGCAGCTTGGCAAGCTAAATAA
- a CDS encoding DUF2929 family protein yields the protein MKFITVAFWSAVFGEILGYIVSQLTGGTYSFVGAAVLAIIVGEIAIIAIPAISGSAASKAVIHKK from the coding sequence ATGAAATTCATTACTGTTGCTTTTTGGTCTGCTGTATTTGGCGAAATTTTGGGTTACATTGTGTCTCAACTGACTGGTGGTACTTATTCATTCGTCGGTGCTGCCGTTTTGGCCATTATTGTTGGCGAAATTGCGATCATTGCAATCCCTGCAATTTCGGGCTCAGCCGCATCAAAAGCAGTCATTCATAAAAAATAA
- the aroC gene encoding chorismate synthase produces the protein MRYTTAGESHGPEEIAVIEGIPAGLHLTQEDINEQLARRQRGYGRGERQKIETDTVTFLTGVRHQYTLGSPITLNVHNDDHNNWSKIMAPNTPATPENTLRKVLRPRPGHADLVGGIKYRHHDDLRNVLERSSARETTMRVAVGAVAKKLLAEIGVDVHGFVVNVGPAKSDLSQLTKYHDLQALREVTEGFETRALDAAADAAIRDVIDKTKRDANTVGGQVQVIATGMPVGLGSYVSADEKLDGKIARAIVGINAFKGVQFGGGFDNAEKYGDQVMDEIFWDAEKGFYRGSDNLGGFEGGMTTGEAIVVRGVVKPIPTLYRPMQSVDIDTHQDHKASIERSDTTAVTAAAVIAEAMVAIELAKAVLDKFDADNIDRMKEQVAAYREEVRRF, from the coding sequence ATGAGATATACAACTGCTGGCGAAAGCCATGGCCCAGAAGAAATTGCTGTGATTGAAGGGATTCCTGCCGGCTTACATCTTACCCAAGAAGACATTAACGAACAACTTGCACGACGCCAACGCGGGTATGGTCGAGGTGAACGTCAAAAAATTGAAACAGACACAGTCACTTTTTTAACAGGGGTGCGGCATCAGTACACACTCGGCTCACCGATTACTCTTAATGTGCATAATGACGATCACAATAACTGGTCAAAAATTATGGCGCCTAACACGCCGGCTACACCGGAAAATACGCTCCGGAAAGTATTGCGACCACGACCAGGTCATGCTGATTTGGTGGGGGGAATCAAGTATCGTCACCATGATGATTTACGAAATGTCTTAGAACGGTCATCTGCCCGAGAAACGACGATGCGCGTGGCCGTCGGTGCCGTAGCCAAGAAATTATTGGCTGAAATTGGGGTTGATGTCCATGGTTTTGTGGTCAATGTTGGGCCAGCTAAATCCGATTTGAGTCAGTTAACCAAGTATCATGACTTACAAGCTTTGCGTGAAGTCACAGAAGGCTTTGAAACCCGCGCCCTTGACGCTGCAGCTGATGCGGCGATTCGTGACGTGATTGATAAAACGAAACGCGATGCTAACACGGTCGGCGGTCAGGTGCAAGTCATTGCAACTGGCATGCCAGTTGGTTTAGGGTCTTATGTGTCAGCTGATGAAAAATTGGACGGTAAAATTGCGCGGGCCATTGTGGGCATTAACGCGTTTAAAGGGGTCCAATTTGGCGGTGGTTTTGACAATGCTGAAAAATACGGCGACCAAGTGATGGACGAAATTTTTTGGGATGCGGAAAAGGGTTTCTATCGTGGCTCAGACAATTTAGGCGGCTTTGAAGGTGGGATGACAACTGGGGAAGCGATTGTGGTGCGTGGCGTGGTGAAGCCGATTCCAACACTTTATCGGCCAATGCAGTCGGTTGATATTGATACCCACCAAGATCACAAAGCGTCAATTGAACGTTCCGATACGACGGCGGTGACGGCAGCTGCGGTGATTGCCGAAGCGATGGTTGCCATTGAGTTGGCTAAGGCAGTTTTGGATAAGTTTGATGCCGACAATATTGACCGGATGAAAGAACAGGTCGCAGCCTACCGTGAAGAAGTTCGTCGTTTCTAA